One window of Alkaliphilus metalliredigens QYMF genomic DNA carries:
- the csaB gene encoding polysaccharide pyruvyl transferase CsaB → MHKVVISGYYGFNNIGDESILTSIIYNLKEKVEDIDITVLSVNPQSTVQKHQVEAINRKAVVDIYKSIKKCDLLISGGGSLLQDVTSGRSMTYYLGVILIGMVLRKKIMIYSQGIGPVNRGFNQWLMKWVLNYVDCITVRDIKSKDTLIKLGVRKPSIHITSDPVIGLQKVGIEEGRKKLIQSGIDPHGKKPLIGFALRGWKSNEQYQEQMGKLADEMMEKLNAQVVFLPFHYGEDLCVLDGIHGKMEQPGVFMKERYSVDEMLSIVGNLDVLVGVRLHSLIFAAVMNIPMVAISYDPKIDSFMESLDLNSFTSLQELENVDIIGELRSILEKKQDEKVLLSQRVMKLKNKLAMNEEIVNQLLAKGER, encoded by the coding sequence ATGCATAAAGTAGTTATTTCAGGATATTATGGATTTAACAATATAGGAGATGAATCCATCCTCACTTCCATTATTTACAATTTGAAAGAAAAGGTAGAAGATATTGATATTACAGTGTTATCGGTCAATCCCCAAAGTACTGTCCAAAAGCATCAAGTGGAAGCCATCAATCGCAAAGCTGTTGTGGATATATATAAAAGTATTAAAAAATGTGACCTGTTGATCAGTGGTGGTGGGAGCTTACTTCAGGATGTGACCAGTGGACGAAGTATGACTTACTATTTAGGGGTCATCTTGATTGGTATGGTCCTACGTAAAAAAATCATGATATATAGCCAAGGAATTGGTCCTGTGAATCGAGGCTTTAATCAATGGTTAATGAAGTGGGTTTTGAATTATGTAGACTGTATTACAGTTCGGGACATTAAATCAAAAGATACCCTAATCAAACTAGGTGTTCGAAAGCCCTCAATTCATATCACATCAGATCCAGTAATTGGGTTACAAAAGGTTGGTATTGAAGAAGGTAGAAAAAAACTAATTCAATCAGGAATTGATCCCCATGGGAAAAAACCTTTAATTGGTTTTGCCTTAAGAGGATGGAAGTCAAATGAGCAGTATCAAGAGCAGATGGGAAAGCTAGCGGACGAAATGATGGAAAAGCTTAATGCGCAAGTGGTTTTTTTACCCTTCCACTATGGAGAAGATTTATGTGTATTAGACGGAATTCATGGGAAAATGGAACAGCCTGGTGTTTTTATGAAAGAGCGTTATTCTGTAGATGAAATGCTAAGTATCGTAGGGAATTTAGACGTGCTTGTGGGCGTTAGACTGCACTCACTGATTTTTGCGGCGGTGATGAATATACCTATGGTCGCCATATCCTATGATCCTAAAATTGATAGTTTTATGGAATCACTAGATTTAAATAGCTTCACTTCATTGCAAGAATTAGAAAATGTAGACATAATAGGTGAATTAAGATCTATATTAGAAAAGAAGCAAGATGAAAAAGTGCTTTTAAGCCAGCGGG
- a CDS encoding DUF5693 family protein: protein MKVSENKILLGILIVGIIISSIVTGQRVQVESQNKTVDIVLDYKEIEELAKQSDQDMKWWLEGFESLGVRYVGLNEENFERLVDANRPVDIFVTGEIIETLNWKENYPKALVNYIEENEYWEHDFVLLTKSKDDYDFIYEGLNRRYDVDQFKVLIEEEMYIIVLQGEIEDTLFTQSTALVDSDGKSFKNVSYIEGSKLERLGLGFDAEKIQLIRDSGLEVLPRSYSYGKWRGKKLVRAVIEEFQDFNMKPYVMFFGGEEVFGAPDAYAYEEVYEYMMGNDIKIGLIESSVQRGHLDQRGLEQLARDLNYNAVRIFSVWDWVQERFQFYGYEGAEEIGNTLYRAVTERNIRMIYFKPFKWDEHDYVTDFDEYEKMFASFENRIAKHGMELGESSTMPMREVGTVQRILMGWGIAAAVVLLGDYLLKLKEWMKYGALGIGALGVAAASIVAPNLGDKVFALVAAITFPSLSMVYFCKQCRTYLLDEKPTKKYTKLIGIAIRDLLIATGISFIGAIFVAAILSHSEYLLEIGIFRGVKFSQLIPIALYGVTFIIYFGYRNRNLKTKETRLLYADVKSILFENIKVIYILLGGMILGIGYIYIARTGHETNIQPGYLEIIMRNILEESLLARPRNKEFLGAFPILMVGIFAALKKYKDLIFISGLGVVIGQTSVVNTFSHLRTPIYLSTVRTVYGLGLGILIGIVYILLLEGGVKVLRRLRGEDVDA from the coding sequence ATGAAGGTGAGTGAAAATAAGATTTTATTAGGCATATTGATTGTAGGAATCATCATATCTTCTATTGTGACAGGACAAAGAGTGCAAGTGGAATCTCAAAATAAAACAGTGGATATTGTATTAGACTATAAGGAGATTGAAGAGTTGGCAAAACAATCTGACCAGGATATGAAATGGTGGTTGGAAGGATTTGAAAGCCTAGGCGTTAGATATGTAGGTCTAAATGAAGAGAATTTCGAGAGATTAGTTGATGCCAATCGACCGGTAGACATATTTGTGACGGGAGAAATAATAGAAACACTAAACTGGAAAGAAAATTATCCAAAAGCTTTAGTTAACTATATTGAAGAAAATGAGTACTGGGAACATGATTTTGTGCTGTTAACAAAATCAAAGGATGACTATGATTTTATATACGAAGGGTTAAATCGTAGGTATGATGTTGATCAATTTAAAGTTTTGATTGAGGAAGAAATGTATATCATTGTGTTGCAAGGAGAGATAGAAGACACTTTATTTACACAATCAACAGCTCTGGTAGATTCTGATGGAAAGAGTTTTAAAAATGTATCATATATAGAAGGCTCTAAGCTAGAGAGGCTAGGTTTAGGATTTGATGCTGAGAAGATACAACTAATTCGTGATTCAGGACTTGAAGTGCTACCAAGATCCTATAGCTATGGAAAATGGCGGGGAAAAAAATTAGTTCGGGCTGTAATTGAAGAGTTTCAAGACTTTAATATGAAACCATACGTGATGTTCTTCGGTGGCGAAGAAGTTTTTGGAGCCCCAGACGCATATGCATATGAAGAAGTATACGAATACATGATGGGAAATGACATAAAAATAGGACTAATAGAAAGCAGTGTACAAAGAGGTCACTTAGACCAAAGAGGTCTTGAACAATTAGCCAGAGATTTGAATTATAATGCGGTACGGATCTTTTCAGTCTGGGATTGGGTACAGGAGCGATTCCAATTTTATGGATACGAAGGTGCTGAAGAAATTGGGAATACACTCTATCGTGCTGTTACTGAGAGAAATATCCGTATGATTTACTTCAAGCCATTTAAATGGGATGAACATGACTATGTCACTGATTTTGATGAATACGAAAAAATGTTTGCGAGTTTTGAAAATCGCATCGCTAAGCATGGGATGGAACTAGGCGAAAGCAGTACTATGCCTATGCGAGAGGTAGGTACGGTACAGCGTATTTTAATGGGATGGGGAATTGCAGCAGCTGTGGTTTTATTAGGAGACTATTTATTGAAGTTAAAGGAATGGATGAAATACGGTGCTTTGGGTATTGGGGCATTAGGTGTTGCAGCGGCTAGCATTGTAGCCCCCAACCTAGGAGACAAAGTTTTTGCACTGGTGGCAGCCATTACATTTCCTTCATTGAGTATGGTCTACTTTTGCAAACAATGTAGGACATACTTGTTAGATGAAAAGCCTACAAAGAAATATACAAAGCTCATTGGTATTGCCATAAGAGATCTCCTTATCGCAACAGGAATCTCATTCATTGGTGCCATTTTTGTAGCGGCCATTTTATCTCATAGTGAATATTTATTAGAAATAGGAATATTTAGAGGGGTGAAGTTTAGCCAGCTGATCCCAATTGCTCTTTATGGAGTTACTTTTATCATATACTTTGGTTATCGTAATCGAAATCTTAAAACAAAAGAGACCAGATTATTATATGCAGATGTTAAGAGCATTTTATTTGAGAACATTAAAGTGATCTATATTCTTCTAGGAGGAATGATATTAGGTATCGGATACATTTATATCGCACGAACTGGACATGAAACCAATATCCAGCCTGGCTACTTGGAGATTATTATGAGAAATATTTTAGAGGAATCACTCTTGGCTAGACCAAGGAATAAAGAGTTTTTAGGGGCATTTCCAATTCTTATGGTTGGTATTTTTGCTGCATTGAAAAAATATAAAGATCTCATCTTTATCTCGGGGCTGGGAGTTGTGATTGGACAAACATCTGTTGTGAATACATTTAGTCATTTAAGAACACCAATCTACCTATCTACAGTACGAACCGTATATGGCTTGGGTTTGGGCATACTAATAGGAATTGTGTATATCCTTCTACTAGAAGGAGGCGTGAAGGTACTGAGGAGGTTGAGAGGAGAAGACGTTGATGCATAA
- a CDS encoding type II toxin-antitoxin system PemK/MazF family toxin, protein MRLKWRSVSSVVVKRGDIYYADLSPVIGSEQGGVRPVLIIQNDIGNRYSPTVIVAAITSQINKAKLPTHIEITASDYGLPKDSVVLLEQIRTIDKRRLEEKVGHFDEEMMIKVNEALLISCGLIDF, encoded by the coding sequence ATGAGACTCAAATGGCGGAGTGTGAGTAGTGTGGTTGTCAAAAGAGGAGACATCTATTATGCAGATCTAAGTCCTGTCATTGGATCGGAGCAAGGGGGCGTTAGGCCGGTTTTAATCATTCAAAATGATATCGGAAACCGGTACAGTCCAACGGTGATTGTTGCAGCAATTACGTCTCAAATTAACAAGGCAAAGTTACCAACTCATATTGAAATCACTGCCTCTGACTATGGTTTGCCTAAAGACTCTGTTGTTTTACTAGAACAAATCAGGACGATTGATAAAAGACGATTAGAAGAAAAAGTCGGACACTTTGATGAGGAAATGATGATTAAAGTAAATGAAGCGTTATTAATTAGCTGTGGATTGATAGATTTTTAG
- a CDS encoding CopG family ribbon-helix-helix protein encodes MGGAMVADSKRIMISLPDSLLQEVDGIVSMEQTNRSEFIREAMKLYIRERNKMELREKMITGYQEMGYINLAIAELGLSLDISSLEHYETQMAECE; translated from the coding sequence ATGGGAGGTGCTATGGTGGCCGACTCTAAACGAATTATGATTAGTCTTCCGGACAGTCTTTTACAAGAGGTAGATGGGATTGTTTCTATGGAACAAACAAACCGAAGTGAATTTATTCGTGAAGCAATGAAACTCTACATTAGGGAGAGAAATAAAATGGAGTTAAGAGAGAAGATGATCACTGGGTATCAAGAAATGGGATATATTAACTTAGCCATTGCAGAACTTGGATTGAGTTTAGATATTTCTTCATTAGAGCACTATGAGACTCAAATGGCGGAGTGTGAGTAG
- the alr gene encoding alanine racemase: protein MKGLSLTRPTWAEINLDHLKHNIREVKKVINKDTLLCAVVKANGYGHGVMTIAKTLLDHGADRLAVATLSEAIELRQGGYQDIPILVLGYTPETQGQVILDYNVIQTIYTYEQAKALAKIGKEQKKSMTIHLKIDTGMSRLGFNCSQKTIEEIKQIIELEYINVEGIYTHFAVADEKNKDYTKFQFNCFMELTEELKKEGYQIPIRHVSNSAAIIDLPDMNLDMVRAGIMLYGLYPSPDVNHEAVQLKQVMELKTRVAHVKNVLPQQGVSYGLTYKTKGEEKIITLPIGYADGFTRMLTDKAELILKGEKRPIVGRICMDQCMADATGIEIEQGDVVTLFSNDPASGCSIDDIARKLNTINYEIVCMVGRRVPRAYLENNNLLHIHDSLVK from the coding sequence ATGAAAGGCTTAAGCTTAACGAGGCCAACTTGGGCTGAGATAAACCTAGATCATTTAAAACATAATATAAGAGAAGTGAAAAAGGTGATCAATAAAGACACTTTATTATGTGCAGTGGTCAAGGCCAATGGATATGGACACGGTGTCATGACCATTGCAAAGACATTGCTTGACCATGGTGCAGATAGATTAGCAGTAGCTACCTTATCAGAAGCAATTGAGCTCAGACAGGGAGGCTATCAAGATATACCAATTTTAGTATTAGGATATACCCCTGAGACCCAAGGTCAAGTAATCCTTGATTATAATGTCATTCAAACAATCTACACATATGAACAAGCTAAGGCCTTGGCAAAGATAGGGAAAGAACAAAAAAAGAGTATGACGATTCACCTTAAAATCGATACAGGGATGTCCCGCCTAGGCTTTAACTGTAGTCAAAAGACCATTGAGGAAATCAAACAAATAATTGAGTTAGAATATATAAATGTTGAGGGGATCTATACTCATTTTGCAGTTGCAGATGAAAAGAATAAGGATTATACTAAGTTTCAATTCAATTGTTTTATGGAATTAACAGAAGAACTCAAAAAAGAAGGCTATCAAATTCCAATCAGGCATGTGTCCAACAGTGCAGCAATTATCGATTTACCTGATATGAACCTAGATATGGTGAGAGCAGGGATTATGCTTTATGGACTATATCCTTCTCCAGATGTGAATCATGAAGCTGTTCAACTCAAGCAAGTAATGGAATTAAAGACTCGGGTTGCCCATGTAAAAAATGTGCTTCCACAGCAGGGTGTCAGCTATGGACTCACCTATAAGACCAAGGGAGAGGAAAAAATTATTACCCTTCCTATTGGTTATGCTGATGGATTCACAAGAATGCTGACAGATAAAGCAGAGCTCATCTTGAAGGGGGAAAAAAGACCAATTGTAGGTAGAATTTGTATGGATCAGTGTATGGCGGATGCCACTGGAATTGAGATTGAGCAAGGAGATGTGGTGACATTATTCAGCAATGATCCCGCTAGTGGATGCAGTATTGATGATATAGCACGCAAACTAAACACAATTAACTATGAAATTGTATGTATGGTAGGGAGACGAGTACCTAGAGCGTATTTGGAAAATAATAACCTTTTACACATCCATGATAGTTTGGTAAAATAA
- a CDS encoding LolA family protein, whose protein sequence is MRLLKVVLMMLLVLNITACQQPTDEELFYKAQKKLGGLETYETIAKIYIKDERDQERSYHFMQTFKYPNQYRLELLEPEELKGTTILSNGKKSWLIQPSINQTRMLDSFDHSQEQMMFIGYFLRNLYEAEDSGIETETLNGEAYIVITTPLPEVNYYFSYQKLWIDKKKIEPVKLHILDQEGGIRFRVFYENFQYNPIIEDTLFYLKSQEERILENNES, encoded by the coding sequence GTGAGACTGCTCAAGGTTGTTTTAATGATGTTGTTAGTGCTAAACATCACAGCATGCCAACAACCTACAGATGAGGAGTTGTTTTATAAGGCACAGAAGAAGCTGGGTGGATTGGAAACCTATGAAACCATTGCGAAAATCTACATCAAGGATGAAAGAGATCAGGAAAGAAGTTATCATTTCATGCAGACATTTAAGTATCCTAATCAATATCGCCTAGAGCTACTAGAGCCAGAGGAATTAAAAGGAACCACGATCCTATCAAATGGCAAAAAATCTTGGCTGATTCAACCATCTATCAATCAGACTAGGATGCTAGACTCATTTGACCACTCCCAAGAGCAAATGATGTTTATTGGATATTTTTTGCGAAATCTTTATGAGGCTGAAGACTCTGGGATTGAAACAGAAACATTAAATGGAGAAGCATATATTGTGATCACAACACCACTACCTGAGGTGAACTATTATTTTTCCTATCAAAAACTTTGGATTGATAAAAAGAAAATTGAACCCGTTAAACTGCATATACTAGATCAAGAAGGGGGAATTCGATTTAGAGTATTTTATGAAAACTTTCAGTACAATCCCATAATAGAAGATACATTGTTTTACTTAAAATCACAGGAAGAGAGAATACTAGAAAACAACGAGAGTTAA
- the acpS gene encoding holo-ACP synthase, translating to MIKGIGIDIIEIERIARALEKNPRFKERLFTLEENRGFIEKGGHPASIAGVFAAKEAVVKALGTGISNMKWKDIEVLKDSAGKPYIKLHNNALEIAYSKNINEIFISISHSKENAVAQAIAT from the coding sequence ATGATCAAGGGGATAGGGATTGATATCATTGAAATAGAACGAATAGCCCGAGCTTTAGAGAAAAACCCAAGGTTTAAGGAAAGATTATTTACCCTTGAAGAGAATCGAGGGTTTATTGAGAAGGGTGGTCATCCAGCTAGCATCGCTGGGGTTTTTGCAGCAAAAGAAGCGGTTGTGAAAGCATTAGGAACGGGTATTAGCAATATGAAGTGGAAGGATATTGAAGTATTGAAGGACTCGGCGGGGAAACCATATATAAAATTGCATAATAATGCTTTGGAAATTGCATATAGTAAAAATATAAATGAGATTTTCATATCCATATCCCACAGTAAGGAAAATGCAGTTGCCCAAGCCATTGCCACTTAG
- a CDS encoding complex I subunit 5 family protein — translation MNLTRMIIQLWLPTIIIIFGLVEALIIPFLGGKRRFIRRLSVKVMILMTTILMISAYGEVQKGPIIYEIANVFGNGIIFKIDYLNYTLMLFAGLMWLIVSIYSSVDVKNIGRERSFFFFFTITYISTLGTLMAGDLLSFFLFFEIMTFSSYALMVHRRGTEIIEAGNTYIYMGIIGGLSILSGILMLSAYTQSYEWVNLAEKFSQMGMIKYIISGLFIFGFGVKAGMVPFHFWVPKIYVGAPISVNALSSGILMKVGAYGILRVVVTILSTSQEVAVSAEAIVWSTSENLGVVIIWLGILTMVVGVFMALQQANMKRMLAYHSVSQMGYIIMGIGVAAYLGYQGAMGFSGSLYHMVNHGLFKALLFMVAGAVYMRTKELDMYQLGGLWRKMPFTAFVALIAVFGITGMPGFNGFASKSILHHAIIEAYEYGHPSFRYAEMLFTLVSAGTVCSFLKFYGFIFLGKCPEEHQKIEGDDPKMSLAMGILAMLIVLIGLNPSVFLNIMIIPGLMSFTYDPAFIDKYIVGMNFWNSQDLISMVGVYALGTGIFIVGLKYHLFHLHLPKWLNAEKFLYKPVTDFCEEFPNYCVQRFEKRMIFGDVFIYAILLTVIMGLLVISGLQA, via the coding sequence ATGAATTTAACCAGAATGATCATACAGCTTTGGCTACCGACGATCATTATTATATTTGGTCTTGTAGAAGCATTAATCATCCCATTTTTGGGTGGGAAAAGAAGATTCATAAGACGATTGTCAGTTAAAGTGATGATTCTCATGACAACAATTTTAATGATTTCCGCCTATGGAGAAGTTCAAAAGGGACCTATTATTTATGAAATCGCGAATGTTTTTGGAAATGGGATTATCTTTAAAATTGATTATCTCAATTATACATTAATGCTCTTTGCAGGACTGATGTGGCTAATTGTTAGTATTTATAGCTCCGTGGATGTGAAAAATATCGGACGGGAAAGAAGTTTCTTCTTTTTCTTTACAATTACCTATATATCAACATTAGGGACATTAATGGCAGGAGATTTATTAAGCTTTTTCCTATTCTTTGAGATAATGACCTTTAGTTCATATGCATTAATGGTTCACCGTAGAGGAACGGAAATTATTGAAGCAGGGAATACCTATATATACATGGGTATTATTGGAGGATTGAGTATCCTCAGTGGAATTCTCATGCTATCAGCCTATACCCAAAGCTATGAATGGGTCAACTTAGCAGAGAAATTTAGTCAAATGGGTATGATTAAATACATCATAAGTGGACTGTTTATATTTGGATTTGGTGTTAAAGCAGGGATGGTCCCCTTTCACTTTTGGGTTCCGAAGATCTACGTTGGGGCACCGATATCTGTTAATGCGCTCTCCTCAGGAATATTGATGAAGGTAGGAGCCTACGGGATTCTAAGGGTGGTCGTTACGATCCTATCTACTAGTCAAGAGGTTGCAGTTTCAGCTGAAGCCATCGTATGGAGCACATCTGAAAATTTAGGTGTGGTGATCATTTGGCTAGGAATATTGACCATGGTTGTGGGGGTTTTTATGGCCCTGCAGCAGGCAAATATGAAGCGGATGCTAGCCTATCATAGTGTCAGCCAAATGGGCTATATCATTATGGGAATAGGGGTTGCGGCTTATTTAGGATATCAAGGGGCCATGGGCTTCTCAGGAAGTCTATATCATATGGTTAACCATGGACTCTTTAAAGCACTGTTATTTATGGTGGCAGGGGCTGTTTATATGAGAACAAAGGAATTGGATATGTATCAACTTGGCGGACTGTGGCGGAAGATGCCTTTTACAGCCTTTGTGGCTCTAATTGCTGTCTTTGGTATTACAGGAATGCCTGGGTTCAATGGTTTTGCTAGTAAATCTATTCTACATCATGCCATTATAGAGGCCTATGAATATGGACATCCATCCTTTAGATATGCAGAAATGCTGTTTACCCTGGTGAGTGCTGGGACGGTTTGCTCCTTTCTTAAATTCTATGGATTCATATTTCTAGGTAAATGTCCTGAGGAACATCAAAAGATTGAAGGAGATGATCCTAAAATGTCTCTGGCAATGGGGATATTGGCAATGCTCATTGTACTGATTGGATTAAACCCTTCTGTTTTCTTGAACATCATGATTATACCTGGATTAATGAGTTTCACCTATGATCCAGCCTTTATTGATAAATATATTGTGGGAATGAATTTTTGGAATTCCCAAGATCTAATTAGTATGGTCGGTGTATATGCTTTAGGAACAGGGATTTTTATTGTTGGATTGAAATATCACCTTTTCCATTTGCATTTACCTAAATGGCTTAATGCAGAAAAGTTTTTATATAAGCCCGTGACAGATTTTTGTGAAGAATTTCCTAATTATTGTGTTCAACGATTTGAAAAGAGAATGATATTTGGTGATGTATTCATCTATGCTATTTTGTTAACTGTTATTATGGGATTACTGGTGATATCGGGTCTTCAAGCATAA
- a CDS encoding complex I subunit 5 family protein, with protein MKGVRAVKEKELNPVGKKKITLTRKALDFFSLNCILVFGGALALIAGLILLSSSMETTRLAEMVGFRSVISQKMIDFMLNFKALPLLVIMIPLVGGPIEAYIGKKSENLRDMAVVDTTFVTLLLVLAMYPQVAQGEMYYHLPKLLGYGLSFKVDMLSFIMAATAGVLWFLVSIYAHDYMGIENHRNRFYLWMSVTFGGILGTVMAGDLFTMFLFFEIMTFSSYFLVAHNQSKESILAGNSYIYMGVAGGLSILLGMILLYAYTGTLEFIPLASEIKDLGWVKYLMTGLFVGGFGIKAGMLPLHIWLPKAHPVAPTPASALLSGILIKVGAYGILRVSISFFVPSITEISGYADSLWEVSQKLGAVIIWIGIITMVVGVFMALQQSNMKKMLAYHSISQMGYIVMGIGVATYLGYKGAMGFSGGIYHMVNHALFKALLFMVVGLVYLRTHELDMYKLGGMWRKMPFTAFLCIIAALGITGMPGFNGFASKSILHHAIIEAYEYGHPSFRYAEMIFTVVSAGTVCSFIKLFSFVFLGKCPEKYKDIEGEKGMMDLAMGGLALMIIAVGQVPNFMMDKFIIPAARTFTYDPAFIDKYLVDMNFFNTADLTGMIWIYLMGAGIFIVGMKFHLFHIHLPQWLDVERTVYKPMYRGVVNFSKGFTNRYEMTIISSDVVIYSVILTSVLFVLLKFA; from the coding sequence ATGAAGGGTGTTCGGGCTGTAAAAGAAAAAGAGCTAAACCCAGTAGGAAAAAAGAAAATCACACTTACTAGGAAGGCATTAGACTTTTTCTCACTCAATTGTATATTGGTTTTTGGGGGCGCATTAGCGTTAATAGCAGGGCTTATTCTGCTATCCTCATCTATGGAAACAACCAGATTAGCTGAAATGGTTGGATTTCGGAGTGTTATTTCACAAAAAATGATTGACTTTATGCTTAACTTTAAGGCACTGCCATTATTGGTCATTATGATCCCATTGGTAGGGGGGCCAATCGAAGCCTATATAGGAAAAAAATCTGAGAATCTAAGGGATATGGCTGTGGTAGATACAACCTTTGTGACTTTACTATTGGTTTTAGCCATGTACCCACAAGTAGCTCAAGGAGAAATGTATTATCACCTCCCTAAATTACTAGGATACGGATTAAGCTTTAAAGTTGACATGCTGAGTTTTATTATGGCAGCTACAGCTGGGGTCCTTTGGTTTCTTGTCTCCATTTATGCCCATGATTATATGGGCATTGAAAACCACCGTAATCGTTTTTATCTATGGATGTCAGTGACATTTGGTGGAATTTTGGGCACTGTTATGGCAGGAGATTTATTTACCATGTTCCTTTTCTTTGAGATTATGACGTTTAGCTCCTATTTTTTAGTGGCACATAATCAATCTAAGGAGTCTATATTAGCTGGTAATAGCTATATTTATATGGGTGTGGCAGGGGGATTAAGTATCTTATTAGGAATGATTCTGCTCTACGCCTATACAGGGACTTTGGAATTTATACCCCTAGCATCTGAAATAAAGGATTTAGGTTGGGTTAAGTATTTAATGACAGGTTTATTTGTAGGGGGATTTGGAATCAAAGCAGGGATGCTTCCATTACACATTTGGTTACCTAAAGCCCATCCTGTTGCACCGACACCTGCAAGCGCACTGTTATCAGGTATTCTGATTAAAGTGGGTGCCTATGGTATTTTACGTGTGTCCATCAGCTTTTTTGTACCAAGTATAACGGAAATCAGTGGGTATGCAGACTCATTGTGGGAAGTATCACAAAAGTTAGGCGCAGTGATTATTTGGATTGGGATTATTACCATGGTTGTTGGGGTATTTATGGCACTGCAGCAGAGTAATATGAAAAAGATGCTAGCCTATCACAGTATCAGTCAAATGGGATATATCGTTATGGGGATTGGCGTAGCAACGTATTTAGGATATAAAGGTGCCATGGGTTTTTCCGGAGGCATCTACCATATGGTGAATCATGCACTGTTTAAAGCACTGCTATTCATGGTTGTTGGGTTAGTTTATTTGAGAACCCATGAACTGGATATGTATAAGCTGGGTGGTATGTGGCGAAAAATGCCCTTTACAGCTTTTTTGTGTATCATAGCAGCACTAGGAATTACAGGGATGCCAGGATTCAATGGATTTGCCAGTAAGTCAATACTACATCATGCCATCATTGAAGCATATGAATATGGGCATCCATCCTTTAGATATGCAGAGATGATTTTCACAGTTGTCAGTGCAGGAACGGTGTGTTCCTTCATCAAACTTTTTAGCTTTGTCTTTCTTGGGAAGTGCCCTGAAAAATATAAAGATATTGAAGGGGAAAAGGGTATGATGGATTTAGCCATGGGTGGTTTGGCATTAATGATCATCGCTGTAGGGCAGGTACCAAATTTTATGATGGATAAATTTATTATCCCAGCAGCCAGAACATTTACCTATGACCCAGCCTTTATCGATAAATATTTAGTCGATATGAATTTCTTTAATACAGCTGATTTGACGGGAATGATTTGGATTTACTTAATGGGTGCGGGAATCTTTATTGTTGGTATGAAGTTTCACTTGTTTCACATCCATCTACCTCAGTGGTTGGATGTCGAGCGTACAGTGTATAAGCCCATGTATAGGGGCGTGGTTAACTTTTCAAAGGGATTTACAAATCGATATGAGATGACCATTATTAGTAGTGATGTTGTGATTTATTCAGTGATTTTAACCAGTGTATTATTTGTATTACTCAAGTTTGCTTAG